Proteins from a genomic interval of Oncorhynchus nerka isolate Pitt River linkage group LG13, Oner_Uvic_2.0, whole genome shotgun sequence:
- the rpf2 gene encoding ribosome production factor 2 homolog: MKQYGGVIKPKTKRAKRFLDNRAPKLTENVKNAMIMKGGNTSMTVTQALKDIYALKKPSAVLYKKKNITRPFEDSTSLEFFSKKTDSSLFLFGSHNKKRPNNLIFGRLFDFHVLDMIELGIEKYNSLSDIKSSKCPEGTKPMLVFAGDAFDHENEHKRLKSLLTDFFRGPVVPSVRLAGLEHVLHFTALEGKIYMRSYRSLLKKSGCRTPRIELEEIGPSFDFILRRTHLASDDLYKTAHKQPKALKPKKKKNISHDTFGTKFGRLHMQKQDLAKLQTRKMKGLRKRRGPAAAAVVVGETSLKTTEVE; encoded by the exons ATGAAGCAATACGGAGGAGTAAT AAAACCTAAGACGAAGAGGGCTAAGCGCTTCCTTGACAACAGAGCTCCCAAGCTTACAGAGAACGTCAAGAATGCCATGATCATGAAAGGAGGCAACACCAGTATGACTGTCACTCAGGCATTAAAAGACATT TATGCCCTGAAGAAACCAAGTGCTGTACTGTACAAAAA GAAAAATATAACTAGGCCATTTGAGGATTCTACATCATTG GAATTCTTCTCGAAGAAAACCGATAGCTCTCTGTTTTTGTTTGGCTCACACAACAAGAAAAGGCCAAACAATCTCATATTTG GTCGTCTGTTTGATTTCCATGTGCTGGATATGATTGAGCTTGGCATTGAGAAGTATAACTCCCTAAGTGACATCAAG AGCAGCAAATGTCCCGAGGGGACTAAACCAATGCTGGTGTTTGCAGGGGATGCTTTTGACCATGAGAATGAACACAAACGCCTAAAGAGCCTTCTTACAG ACTTCTTCAGAGGTCCTGTTGTGCCTTCAGTGCGCCTGGCTGGTCTGGAGCATGTCCTGCACTTCACTGCTCTGGAGGGGAAAATCTACATGCGCAGCTACAG ATCTCTGTTGAAGAAGTCTGGATGTCGGACCCCAAGGATTGAGCTGGAGGAGATTGGGCCCTCTTTTGACTTTATCTTGCGGAGAACCCACCTGGCATCAGACGACCTGTACAAGACAGCTCACAAACAGCCCAAGGCTCTGAAG cccaagaagaagaagaacatatcCCATGATACTTTTGGTACCAAGTTTGGCAGGTTGCACATGCAGAAGCAGGATCTGGCCAAGCTCCAGACACGTAAGATGAAGggtctgaggaagaggaggggccCGGCAGCCGCTGCTGTTGTGGTGGGAGAGACGTCCCTGAAAACTACTGAAGTAGAGTGA